CCGGCCACTGCTTTTTGTACCCGGGCACTCCGAGGCGCTTCGCCGCGTCGTCCGGTACGTCGATCTCCATGCGCAGCATCGCCGTCGAATAGACCTTGCCTTGCGCGTCCGTCTTGAGCGACAGCGTGCCGCCGCCGTCGAGCGCCCCGTGCAACAGGAAGTTGAGCGCTTTCAAATTCGGAAGCTCATATCGCTCCACCGGACCGTCGATCACGCCCTTGAAGTGCGCTTCAACTGCAGGCAGCGTCACGTACTCGCGGAGCAGGTCGTACCACTGTGGTTGGAGCGCAATGAGGCCGACGTTTGCGGTGTCCCCCTTGTCGCCCGAGCGCGCGTGCGCGATGTCCAATAGCCGAATTCGTGTCATTGGATCTCGACCTTCGTCTGAACCACCGTCTTGTCGACGAGCGCCGGCCAGTACGCGACGATTTCTTCGACCTTCGGCCGGCCACCGGCGAAGCCCGTCACGCTCGGTGGACCATTCAGGACGAGCGGCGCGAGCTCGCGCGTGAACCGCTCGACCGCGGCCTTATCGCCGCCGCGCACGCCGAAGCGCAGCTGTACTTCCGGCGGATCGTGCGACTCGCCGGCGAGGCGGCCATGCGTCGCCGACACGCCGACGAATTCGGTGAGGATGTGATCGAATTTGAGGCCGAGGCGATCGAGACGCTCGCGCAGGACGCGGTCGGCGAGTTGCGCCTTGG
The DNA window shown above is from Gemmatimonadaceae bacterium and carries:
- a CDS encoding acyclic terpene utilization AtuA family protein; amino-acid sequence: NIPDLANVGYPIVEGHADGTFVIYKHPKTGGVISVPSVSEQLVYEMGDPRSYITPDVVADFTTIHLEQAGENRVRVFGIKGRPPTDKLKVSIAYRAGFKAVGTLVYAWPDAYPKAQLADRVLRERLDRLGLKFDHILTEFVGVSATHGRLAGESHDPPEVQLRFGVRGGDKAAVERFTRELAPLVLNGPPSVTGFAGGRPKVEEIVAYWPALVDKTVVQTKVEIQ